From one Streptomyces spiramyceticus genomic stretch:
- a CDS encoding methyltransferase domain-containing protein, giving the protein MSGDALSSDWAPTFAAVPRSAFLPERMWPFDMGAGKSVAISKRDDPAAWMEYADSDVPIVTQWDDGAHNGAEPGEVSTSSASMPSVVFRMLRDLDVQPSHRAMEIGTGTGWNAALLAHRLGAQNVVTIEVDGTVAEQARTALERFGLPARVVHGDGFKGFQEGAPYDRIIATCGLRFIPFAWVQQSQPEGVIVAPWGTHYSNGDAVARLVVTDDGESATGAFTGPVEFMKLRAQRRPPVDHDEYVTGSVADGDESSTDISETEFIGEQFGPQRFALGLRIRNCCHTVAEKHDGARPVWFYGLDDRSWACVMFRDGKNARVWQFGPRRLWDEAEAAFRWWEGEGKPGHERFGLTVNAEGQSVWLDDPADSWPV; this is encoded by the coding sequence TGCCCTTTCTTCGGATTGGGCGCCTACGTTCGCGGCCGTTCCCCGCTCTGCGTTCCTGCCGGAACGGATGTGGCCCTTCGATATGGGCGCCGGAAAGAGCGTGGCCATTTCGAAGAGGGATGATCCAGCCGCTTGGATGGAGTACGCGGACTCCGACGTGCCGATCGTCACTCAGTGGGACGACGGTGCCCACAACGGGGCAGAGCCGGGGGAGGTTTCGACTAGCTCCGCATCCATGCCCAGCGTCGTGTTCCGAATGCTTCGGGACTTGGACGTACAGCCCAGCCACCGAGCCATGGAGATCGGCACGGGAACCGGTTGGAATGCCGCTCTGCTGGCGCACCGGTTGGGTGCTCAGAACGTCGTCACGATCGAAGTTGACGGGACCGTTGCCGAGCAGGCTCGAACGGCCCTTGAGCGCTTCGGCCTGCCCGCGCGAGTCGTCCACGGTGACGGCTTCAAGGGGTTCCAGGAAGGGGCACCGTACGACCGGATCATTGCCACATGCGGTCTTCGGTTCATCCCGTTCGCATGGGTGCAGCAGAGCCAACCGGAAGGCGTCATTGTTGCCCCCTGGGGGACGCACTACAGCAACGGAGACGCGGTGGCCCGACTGGTCGTTACCGACGACGGAGAGAGCGCGACAGGGGCCTTCACGGGCCCCGTGGAGTTCATGAAGCTCAGGGCACAACGTCGCCCACCCGTGGACCATGACGAGTACGTAACTGGCAGCGTGGCAGACGGCGACGAGTCGTCTACGGACATCTCCGAAACAGAGTTCATCGGAGAGCAGTTCGGCCCTCAGCGCTTCGCGCTGGGTCTCCGAATTCGCAACTGCTGTCACACCGTCGCCGAAAAGCATGACGGGGCACGGCCTGTGTGGTTCTACGGGCTCGACGATCGCTCTTGGGCGTGCGTCATGTTCCGCGACGGGAAGAATGCGCGAGTCTGGCAGTTCGGCCCTCGACGACTGTGGGATGAGGCAGAAGCCGCGTTCCGCTGGTGGGAAGGCGAAGGCAAGCCGGGGCATGAGCGGTTCGGGCTCACCGTGAATGCGGAAGGGCAATCCGTTTGGCTGGACGACCCGGCCGACTCCTGGCCCGTTTGA